A portion of the Sabethes cyaneus chromosome 3, idSabCyanKW18_F2, whole genome shotgun sequence genome contains these proteins:
- the LOC128741478 gene encoding uncharacterized protein LOC128741478, protein MGKLNVTVLRYLSKEDFRILTAIEMGMKNHELVPGALVAAIASLKAGGVHKLLRELCKHKLLSYERGKRFDGYRLTNTGYDYLALKSLTLRGSISGFGNQIGVGKESNIYTVVDEQGTPLCLKLHRLGRVCFRNVKEKRDYHGKRHKMSWLYLSRISATREFAYMKALYDRGFPVPQPIDFNRHCVIMELVDGYPLTNVCEVGNVETLYDDLMNLIVRLGNCGVIHGDFNEFNVMITEQDQKPILIDFPQMVSTSHPNAEMYFDRDVQGVRELFRKKFAYESEEYPKFSDLEREDELDREVLCSGYGFTQEMEDDVLNEYHQIAENAGDEAESDAGSDEDYQGSVTGELDEDEIEECRKKLEEEIKFSQEKPTPVQTKPENKHSSILKYIASMPADEMENPFGAEEEEIFKDAMENVVEQPFPEPSQSSSLVVPGKEANDADDAQSISSNELITNEEDDKLAELDPNSREYRMLMVRKLLDDARSARSYSTSASTIAPSVVSERIKNGLREREKKDQKKRAVPKGEASAVRRMRKDNNSIVKEYRGWDF, encoded by the exons ATGGGTAAACTTAACGTAACAGTGTTACGTTATTTAAGCAAGGAGGATTTCCGAATCCTCACGGCG ATCGAGATGGGAATGAAAAATCACGAACTTGTTCCGGGCGCGTTGGTAGCGGCCATTGCCAGCCTAAAAGCTGGCGGTGTCCACAAGTTGCTGCGAGAACTTTGCAAACACAAACTGTTGAGTTATGAACGCGGGAAAAGAT TTGATGGTTACCGTTTGACTAATACGGGCTACGACTACCTCGCGCTGAAATCGCTTACTCTACGTGGTTCGATTTCCGGTTTTGGCAATCAGATAGGTGTGGGGAAAGAATCCAATATCTACACGGTCGTAGACGAGCAGGGAACTCCCCTTTGCTTGAAGCTTCATCGGTTGGGGAGGGTTTGCTTCCGGAATGTTAAGGAAAAACGAGATTATCACGGAAAACGGCATAAGATGAGCTGGCTCTATTTGTCGCGTATTTCGGCTACTCGTGAGTTTGCCTACATGAAAGCGTTGTACGATCGAGGTTTTCCAGTGCCGCAGCCGATTGATTTCAACCGGCACTGTGTGATTATGGAGCTGGTGGATGGCTATCCGCTGACGAACGTGTGCGAGGTCGGCAACGTGGAAACGTTGTACGATGATTTGATGAATCTCATCGTACGGCTTGGCAATTGTGGTGTCATTCACGGGGATTTTAACGAGTTCAATGTGATGATAACCGAGCAGGACCAGAAGCCGATTCTGATTGATTTTCCCCAGATGGTATCGACGTCGCATCCGAACGCGGAAATGTATTTTGACCGAGACGTTCAGGGTGTGCGCGAACTGTTTCGGAAGAAATTCGCCTACGAAAGCGAGGAATATCCGAAATTTAGCGACCTCGAACGGGAGGATGAACTTGATCGGGAGGTTTTGTGTTCCGGGTATGGTTTCACGCAAGAAATGGAGGATGATGTGCTGAATGAGTATCATCAGATCGCTGAGAACGCAGGGGATGAAGCAGAGAGCGACGCCGGCAGTGATGAAGATTACCAGGGTAGTGTGACTGGCGAGTTAGATGAGGATGAGATTGAGGAGTGCCGGAAAAAGCTTGAGGAGGAGATAAAATTCTCTCAGGAAAAGCCTA cacctgTTCAAACAAAACCGGAAAACAAACATTCTAGTATCCTCAAATACATAGCTTCGATGCCGGCGGATGAAATGGAAAACCCGTTCGGTGCAGAAGAGGAGGAGATTTTCAAAGATGCTATGGAAAACGTAGTCGAACAACCATTCCCGGAGCCATCTCAGTCGAGTTCATTGGTCGTACCAGGGaaagaagcaaacgatgctgaCGATGCACAATCAATTAGCTCGAACGAGCTGATAACCAACGAGGAGGATGACAAATTGGCCGAGTTGGATCCCAACTCACGCGAATATCGTATGCTGATGGTGCGGAAACTGCTGGATGATGCTCGCAGTGCGCGATCTTATTCGACCTCAGCAAGTACAATAGCGCCGTCTGTAGTGTCGGAGCGAATCAAAAACGGTCTCCGCGAGCGAGAGAAAA